Within the Bacillota bacterium genome, the region CTCCGGCGGCGCGGCCAGCCAACGCCGGAGTTCCTCCCGCCCGGCTTCGGTAACGCGGTACACCTTGCGGCTCGGTCTGCCTTCCTGGTGCTCGACGGTCACCGCAACCCAGCCGCGCTCCCGCATCTGGTTCAGGGTGCGGTAAATCTGGGGCAGGGTGGCGTTCCAGAAAAAATGGATCGATTGCTCGAAGGCGGCCTTGAGTTCGTACCCGGTAGCCGGGCGGTAGCTGAGGAGACCCAAAAGGGCGTGGGGTAAAGACATGGCCTTAAATCCTTATCAAAGTGGTTAAATATAACTATGTACATATTATATTACGCATATATTCGTTGTCAAGTGCGGGAGCGAAGGTGACGAGAAAAGAGGCCGGGCGGGATCACGTTGTTGCGCGATGCCAGAGAACCGCCCGCTCACTGTCAAGTTTGGTAGCTGGTTTTTGTAAGGTAACTGCCATTAAGACAACCGGAAATAGACACCTTATTCACCTTACAGTATGATAGAGATAGTTGGGTATGGAAAGCCCTTCTGGCCTGATTTTCATTCGTAGGTTGTGATAATAATTATTATGGAAGTTTGGTAAATATCATACCTTGCTCAATGCCTGGTTTCAACAGCATCGCTAAGGAGAATTGCAATGAACCTGCCGTTTATGCAAGCGCACGGTATTTTCAAATTGATAAATTTCTGGCCGGAAAAAGGAACTGGTAAAAAATTTTTTCTTCCCCCTTGACTTTACCCTAAGGGCAAGGTGTATCGTGAAAACATCCACCGGTGGAGGAGTGTATTTGGTGTTTACAATCGGCCAGTTTTCGAAAATCTGCCGGGTGACCACCAAAACCCTGCGACATTACGACGAATTTGATTTGCTCAAGCCGGCACGGGTCGACCCGTTGACCGGGTACCGGTATTACAGTATCGAGCAGATCGACGAGTTTCGCCGGATCGCCCTGCTGAAAGAACTGGGGTTCGGCCTGGAGGCAATCAAACACCTTTTAAAACAGCCCCTGGACGCCGCGGAACTGGCGGCGGTGCTAAAGGATCAGACGGATCACATCCAGGAGCGGATAGACGAATACCAACGGGTTTTGGCCAGGATCACCAAAGAAATCAATTCTTTGCAAAGGGGGAAGAACATCTTGCAGGCCAATCAGGTAAAGGAGCCGCAAATCAAGGAATTGCCGGCAGTGCAGGTGGCTTCTGTCCGGGAGCGCGGGCCGTACTCGAAAGTGGGGGAGCTCTTTGGCGAGTTGCTGGGTTTTATTAATATCCATAAGTTGACAGTCAACGGGCCGGGCATCTTTATCCACCACGATCCGGAGTACCGGCCGGAAGACGCCGACCTGGAGGTGTGCCTGCCGGTAGCCGGGGAAGTGCCCAGCAGCGGGCGGGTAAGGATCAAAGAACTTCCCGCCTGCCGGGCGGTGTGCCTGCTGCACGTCGGGCCGTACGACCAGGTGGGCCAGACTTACGCAAGCATCCTGCAATATATCGCTGAAAAGCAGTTGACGACCACCGGCCCCTCGCGGGAGGTATATTTGGTGGGCCCCATGGGAGTGCCGCCGGAAAAATACGTCACTGAGGTTCAGTTTCCCGTAGCTTAAGAGAATCCTCTTGACTTAAACCGGAAAAATTTCAAGGTCCCTGCCTGGCCAGGAGGAGAGGGTTCTTCCTGGCCAGGTGGAGCCCGGGAAGATGATTCTCTTTGTTCTGCGCGAGTCAGCAATAAGGGGTGAAATTGCAATGGGTAAAGTTGATCTAAAAAAAGAACTCAAGCATTTATACAGTTCGTCTTCCCAAGAAGTAGCCATTGTAGATGTTCCACCGATGAATTTTCTAATGGCGGACGGCGCCGGTAACCCGAATACGGTAAAGGAGTTTACGGAGACAGTAGAAGCTTTATACAGCCTGTCATATACTCTTAAATTTATGGTTAAGAAGAAAGAAGCTGCCGCGGATTATACGGTTATGCCCCT harbors:
- a CDS encoding MerR family transcriptional regulator — translated: MFTIGQFSKICRVTTKTLRHYDEFDLLKPARVDPLTGYRYYSIEQIDEFRRIALLKELGFGLEAIKHLLKQPLDAAELAAVLKDQTDHIQERIDEYQRVLARITKEINSLQRGKNILQANQVKEPQIKELPAVQVASVRERGPYSKVGELFGELLGFINIHKLTVNGPGIFIHHDPEYRPEDADLEVCLPVAGEVPSSGRVRIKELPACRAVCLLHVGPYDQVGQTYASILQYIAEKQLTTTGPSREVYLVGPMGVPPEKYVTEVQFPVA